In the Necator americanus strain Aroian chromosome X, whole genome shotgun sequence genome, CACGAAGGATGGCGAGAAAGGTAAGTGGTTATATAGATAAGcacatggaaaaaattctgtgTACGCCGGAAACGTTGTCGCCACTACTGTCAAGCCTAGTGTCAGAAAGTGACGATGACAGTCTAGAAGAGGAGCAAATGGAGAGCTGGGTAAGTGTGATTTGTGCTGCTGTAGAAGAGTGATTTAAGCCGAGCAACGCCACGCAGTGTAAAGAATCTCAAGGTTTCTTGTCAATAATAAGTGTTCTATATTACGAAAGACTAGTACCATGGTGCTTATGTGAGCATGGTTGGCGCCATGGAGGAGAATCGAAGTTTTGGAGGAAGGCCGAATTCGATCAAGATCCACCTTTAAAACAGTATTTTATTGATCTTGAAGATGTCGCCGCCGGCTATGGAttcattttaaacaaaaacatacagTCACCACGCAACGATGTTGCCACGCATATGGTCAATGAGAGTATCAATAATCGCCGAGTTCGCGAATGTTCCTCTGTTATTCGATCTATCTTGATTTGGATTCGTGTAGATTTTCGAATGTGTACCCGAATTCGCCTTTTTAGCGATGTAATTCTGTATTTTAGCAGATAATGACTTACCTAAACAACAACACTACGAACGTTATGTTGTCTATCAAGGTCTACCCTTTTACACCGCACGTCCCTGTATTTGTTATGTTGCAGATGATTCGGCTTCCATAAATAATATTGTACAGGTTGTAGGTACTCACTCACTTTCTTTATTCGTTTGATTTATGCATCCAATCATTTAGTGCTCCATTTTGATATCTGCATATTTCGTGTCTTCATCGTATGACGTATAATGCTTAGTAAGTATAATGCAGATATCTCTCTACTGGCACATATACATACTTGCGTATATAATTTTCACTTCCTCTCTTGAAACCACAGCATTGTGCATTGAATCTAAATCTTCATGATTCCTCTGCAGTTATTGCTTTATCCAGACACTATTGGTTGATGATGCCTGTGGTCTTGTTTCTGTCATTAAAACCATGCAACACTGATCCTACACTGAATAGTATAAGAGGAGGCAATTAACACCGCTCGTATTTCTGGCAGCTCTACCATCCTTTTTTGTCTTAaatttagcttacatgtcattgATCATCTAAGAGTCATGCTTAGGTTTTGAGGTACCAactgacttagttatttacttccagaaataagaggtTGAGTGCCAACTACATACGCTTTCCTGCATATCTACTCCAGGCACTAGCTCACGCTCCGTATTCGGTGTTGGCTTTCGATGcaacatttcttttcgtaCTTCTGACAGAGTCATGCGCACagtgaaataataatagatttatttattgttgtctTACTACTCGCCGTTCTATTCCCTGTTAATTAATAAGAGGTCATCAGATGATTCACTTTAGCATTTTATTTAGCTTTTGATTTCAATCTCTTTGATTTCTctagtgaaaataataaagcaCTAGATGAGTAATAAAGTACTTCAGTTCGGAAGGAAATAATTCGATCAGtcccatttcaaaaaaaaggagaaatttggaCGTTTACGATCAAATCAGTAAAAATCATCTACTACCCTAAGGAAATAATAGCGCTGTTTGACaacaaatcaaagaaaataaatcacttATAACATGCTTGTTTCTGATCTTGATATTGCATCTTGCAGGTGTCCTTAAAGGTTTGATTGTACATTGTGCAATCAAACCTTTAAGGACATCTGCAAGTTCATTATCAtcgcttcctttttcttcaattcctcCCGTAGTGATGCAATCTGTGCACTGTCAGTCGAGTTCTGCTCCCAAGACAGCCCCAAACGctcaagaaaattttcgaaacaaCTCAGCTCACCACCTTTACTTCCGCTGAAGAAGGagcgattgtttttttttgcggctcTAACCGATTTGAACAAATTACAAACGTGACCTTTGGCGACAACTGCCAACTCATTACCTAAACGTGCTGCCTGattccatttaaaaattgttgatACCTAGCGTCGTCAC is a window encoding:
- a CDS encoding hypothetical protein (NECATOR_CHRX.G25486.T1) — its product is MAEEAQQSFDVFQSLEFAKLFNMAALQLDCLSKLLTANDVRQMFDDPRIECAPKQVRSVLLEALLRCFRTDSVIQQGRGILIVTTLGKSLSAKIQNYIAKKANSGTHSKIYTNPNQDRSNNRGTFANSAIIDTLIDHMRGNIVAWWILIEFGLPPKLRFSSMAPTMLT